The following DNA comes from Chryseobacterium gallinarum.
GGCGCTCTTTATTTTTAAAGTTCCAACACTATTTTCATTATGAATAATCTGACGGTTTAAGTTATGAATTTCCACATGGTCAAAATCTGCCACGGCCAAAGTTCCTATTCCGGCGGCTGCCAGATATTGAACCACCGGACTTCCCAGACCTCCGGCACCTACAACAAGCACTTTGGCAGACAGTATTTTTTTCTGTCCTTCCATTCCTATTTCTTCAATAAATATCTGACGGCTGTATCTTTCAAAAATATCCTCTTTTTTCATGGTATATTATAGGCCAATAACAATGGCATTAATCTCTTTAAGATTAAAATTTAAAACCCGCTATACACTGACTCCCAATCTTTCATTACCGGGTCATAGCCTGCTTTTTTAATCATACTTCTGATCTCATCCATACTCCGCTCATCGCTTGTTTCAAATTGCTCCAAAGATTCTTTATCTACAGAATATCCGCCGGGATTGGTTTTGGAACCCGCACTCATGGTTGTTGCTCCTAATCTTACAACATGATCCCGGAATACTTCACTTTCTCTTGTAGAAATTGAAATTTCCAGATCTTCATTCCAAATTCTGTAAGCACAGATTAATTGCAGCAAATCTTTATCTTCCATAATAAAATTGGGTTCAATAATCCCTTCCGCAGGTCTGAGCCTTGGAAATGAAACCGAAAACCTGCTTTTCCAGTATTGTTTCTGAAGATAGTCTATATGAAGGGCATTAAAGAAGCTGTCTACACGCCAGTCTTCCAATCCTAAAAGAACACCTGAACCTATTTTATGAACGCCTGCTCTTCCAATTCTGTCCGGTGTGTCCAACCTATAATGAAAATTCGATTTTTTTCCTTTCGGATGGTATTCTTTGTAAACCTCCTGATGATATGTTTCCTGATATACCAGCACGGAATGCACCCCTTCCTCGTGGAGCAACCTGTATTCATCTTCTTCCAATGGCTGTACTTCAATAGAAATATGGGCAAAATGAGGCCTCAGCAACCGGACAGCATTCTGGAAATAGGGAACCCCCACTATTTTATTAGCCTCTCCGCTTACCAGCAATATATGATTCACTCCCATCGATTTCAGGACAGAGGCTTCCACCATCAGCTCGGTATCAGAGAGGGTTTTTCTTTTTAAATGATTATCTAAACTAAAACCGCAGTAGGTACAGATATTCTGGCATTCATTACTAAGGTATAAAGGGGCGTACAGCTGAATGATTTTTCCGAAACGTTTCTGTGTAAGCGTTTGCGTCATTCTGGCCATTAGCTCCAGTTCCCCTGATGCAGCCCGTGAAAGCAGGACCAGAAAGTCATCAATAGTTTTGTTTTTTTTCTGAAGACTATTTCTGACATCCGACAGGGACACTTTTTCAAGTCTGGCTTTTACTTCATCCCATTGATACTGTTCAAAAACCTCTTTAAAGCTTTTCATGAACCTGATTTTATTCAAATAAAAATGATGTTAAAGGACTTGAAGCTTGAGCATGGCTGGTAACAGCTCCCAATTCTGATTCAAAAGCCCTTCTTCCTGCAATGACTCCTTCTTTAAAAGCCAAAGCCATATTCACCGGATTTCCCGCTACCGCAATAGCGGTATTGACTAGTACGGCATCTGCTCCCATTTCCATAGCCTTTGCGGCATCTGAAGGAGCACCTATGCCTGCATCTACCACCACCGGAACATTGCTCTGGCTAATGATAATTTCTAAAAAATCCAGAGTTTTTAACCCTTTGTTGGTTCCTATGGGGGCTCCCAGAGGCATTACCACAGCTGTTCCGGCATCTTCAAGCCGTTTACAAAGAACAGGATCTGCATGAATGTATGGCATTACAACGAATCCCAGTTTCGCAAGTTCTTCAGTAGCATATAATGTTTCGATCGGATCAGGCAACAAATATTTCGGATCCGGATGAATTTCCAGTTTTACCCAGTTTGTTTCCAGCGCTTCCCTGGCTAATTGTGCAGCCAATACCGCTTCTTTAGCCGTTCTTGCCCCTGATGTATTCGGTAACAGATGGACATGTGTTTCTCTTAATGAATCGAGTAAGTTATCTTCTGCAAATCCGGAATCAATTCTTTTCAATGCCATCGTTACCATATCCGTTTCTGAAGCAACTACTGATGCTGCCATATCCCTGATACTTCCGAATTTTCCCGTCCCCAGGAACAATCTGGATTCAAAGGTCCTGTCTGCTATTATTAATTTCTGATTGTTCATATCATTGCTTTTTTAAATTCATTAATGATGGATGGTTGTTTTGTGATCTGTGCTGAAACGGAGACTCCATAAATACCTGATTGTTGTAAAGGCTGAATATCCTCAAGCGTAACACCACCAATGGCAAATATTTTCGGGGCTTCTATTGATTGGTCACGTAGAGTTTCAATCATTTTCTGATATCCTTCAAAACCAAGGACGGGGCTCAGCTGCTCTTTGGTAGGAGTAAATCTTAACGGTCCTAATCCTATATAGTCACAGCCCTCTTGTATTCTTTGCAGTACATCCGGAATCGTATTCGCTGTTCCACCAATTATTTTTTGATCCCCTAATATCAATCTTGCCTCTTCTACAGAACTATCGTTTAATCCAAGATGAACTCCATCTGCATCTACTTCATGTGCTAACAGTACATGATCATTGATGATACAAACAGCCTTATAGTCCGCACATGCTGTTCTGGAAATCTCACACAGCTTTATTAATTCATTTCCGGGAGCATTTTTCCAACGAACCTGAATCCATTTTATCCCATTATCCAGTGCCCTGGTAATATTTAATTTCTGTTCATGCAGAGTATTTCCCTGTGAAATGTATTGTAGTTTTTCCATTGATTACATCTGAAATATTATTAAAAAATAGTCTTTTTGCATTTTTTAAATGCTTCTAACGGCTGATCATTTTCCCAAACGGCTCCTAATAAGGCCACACCGTCTACTCCCTTCTCCAAAACAGATGGAATGGTATCTGCATTAATTCCACCTAAAGCAATCATCTTTACATCCCGATTCTTTCGCATTCCGATCTCCTGCATGACTGTTGAATCTTTTCCATACCCTTTTTTAGAGATACTCGAAAAGAACGGACTTATAAAAGCATAAGCCCATTCTCCTTTTAACATATTATAGGTAGTGATGTCATGTACCGAAGTGGAAATAATAGTATTTCCGTCAAGAAATGGCTTATACATTTCCTTCTGCCGGTCTGCTTCCCTGAAATGCAACCTTGAAACAGGATAATCTTTTCCCAGGTCATAATGGGTATGCAGAACCAGCTGGGAATAA
Coding sequences within:
- the thiH gene encoding 2-iminoacetate synthase ThiH, whose protein sequence is MKSFKEVFEQYQWDEVKARLEKVSLSDVRNSLQKKNKTIDDFLVLLSRAASGELELMARMTQTLTQKRFGKIIQLYAPLYLSNECQNICTYCGFSLDNHLKRKTLSDTELMVEASVLKSMGVNHILLVSGEANKIVGVPYFQNAVRLLRPHFAHISIEVQPLEEDEYRLLHEEGVHSVLVYQETYHQEVYKEYHPKGKKSNFHYRLDTPDRIGRAGVHKIGSGVLLGLEDWRVDSFFNALHIDYLQKQYWKSRFSVSFPRLRPAEGIIEPNFIMEDKDLLQLICAYRIWNEDLEISISTRESEVFRDHVVRLGATTMSAGSKTNPGGYSVDKESLEQFETSDERSMDEIRSMIKKAGYDPVMKDWESVYSGF
- a CDS encoding thiazole synthase, producing MNNQKLIIADRTFESRLFLGTGKFGSIRDMAASVVASETDMVTMALKRIDSGFAEDNLLDSLRETHVHLLPNTSGARTAKEAVLAAQLAREALETNWVKLEIHPDPKYLLPDPIETLYATEELAKLGFVVMPYIHADPVLCKRLEDAGTAVVMPLGAPIGTNKGLKTLDFLEIIISQSNVPVVVDAGIGAPSDAAKAMEMGADAVLVNTAIAVAGNPVNMALAFKEGVIAGRRAFESELGAVTSHAQASSPLTSFLFE
- the thiE gene encoding thiamine phosphate synthase, with the protein product MEKLQYISQGNTLHEQKLNITRALDNGIKWIQVRWKNAPGNELIKLCEISRTACADYKAVCIINDHVLLAHEVDADGVHLGLNDSSVEEARLILGDQKIIGGTANTIPDVLQRIQEGCDYIGLGPLRFTPTKEQLSPVLGFEGYQKMIETLRDQSIEAPKIFAIGGVTLEDIQPLQQSGIYGVSVSAQITKQPSIINEFKKAMI
- a CDS encoding thiamine phosphate synthase codes for the protein MILVITPEKAVRNEAEMINRMFDEGLDLLHIRKPFFNRKEVADLIDCINPSFYSQLVLHTHYDLGKDYPVSRLHFREADRQKEMYKPFLDGNTIISTSVHDITTYNMLKGEWAYAFISPFFSSISKKGYGKDSTVMQEIGMRKNRDVKMIALGGINADTIPSVLEKGVDGVALLGAVWENDQPLEAFKKCKKTIF